The following proteins come from a genomic window of Panicum hallii strain FIL2 chromosome 8, PHallii_v3.1, whole genome shotgun sequence:
- the LOC112902122 gene encoding uncharacterized protein DDB_G0271670-like — MSAAAADAGGTGDSACSTPFVSAPSSPTRDRDAYLPHHAACFYSAPASPTRGGAKDFGAAAGLLDFDFDFSSRFPSPSAAAMSSADELFCNGQIRPVRLAAALLQPQQPHGGAKAAPGAAEEEEEEDGGGGIGAVPDERGRVRGRSVRRKARSMSPFRTHWRRSPAPAPQAPAPENEPAADEEQAAAVTPAASRSSSSSSTASSASSASSSSSSRGSRRWGGFLKDLLHRSKSDGGKTHHHSHLPTGPVPPTSPSPAAAPKRSPSPSPSPSPAATTTRTLGHRGGRRRSAHERLYEARRAEAEEMRRRTNLPYRQGFLLFGCIGLGHRSYGAVHGLARGLNAAAAVSSRS, encoded by the coding sequence GCGCCTGCTCCACGCCCTTCGTCAGCGCGCCGTCCAGCCCCACCCGGGACCGCGACGCCTACCTGCCCCACCACGCCGCCTGCTTCTACAGCGCCCCGGCCAGCCCCACCCGCGGGGGCGCCAAGGacttcggcgccgccgccggcctcctcgACTTCGACTTCGACTTCTCGTCGCGGTTCCcgtcgccctccgccgccgccatgtcGTCCGCCGACGAGCTCTTCTGCAACGGCCAGATCCGCCccgtccgcctcgccgccgcgctgcTCCAGCCGCAGCAGCCCCACGGGGGCGCCAAAGCGGCGCCCGGcgccgcggaggaggaggaggaggaggacggcggcggcggcatcggcGCCGTGCCCGACGAGCGCGGGCGCGTCCGGGGCCGCTCCGTGCGCCGGAAGGCGCGGTCCATGTCCCCGTTCCGCACGCACTGGAGGAGGTCGCCGGCCCCAGCGCCTCAGGCGCCCGCGCCGGAGAACGAGCCCGCTGCCGACGAGGAGCAGGCGGCCGCGGTGACCCCCGCGGCGTCGCGctcgtcgtcctcctcgtccaccgcgtcctccgcctcgtcggcctcgtcctcgtcctcctccaggGGCTCCCGCCGCTGGGGCGGGTTCCTCAAggacctcctccaccgcagcaagTCCGACGGCGGCAAGACCCACCACCACTCGCACCTTCCCACGGGTCCAGTCCCGCCAACATCGCCGTCCCCAGCCGCGGCTCCGAAGCGGAGCCCGTCGCCCTCGCCGTctccgtcgccggcggcgacgacgacgaggacctTGGGCCACcgtggcgggcggcggaggtccgcgCACGAGCGGCTGTACGAGGCGCGCCGGGCCGAGGCGGAGGAGATGAGGCGGCGCACGAACCTGCCGTACCGGCAGGGCTTCCTCCTCTTCGGCTGCATCGGGCTCGGCCACCGCAGCTACGGCGCCGTCCACGGCCTCGCCCGCGGGctcaacgccgccgccgccgtctcctcccGGTCGTGA
- the LOC112902112 gene encoding pentatricopeptide repeat-containing protein At1g09190-like yields the protein MPPAAGDPTPFASAITTPDGWHPRTVERRLLHLLHHCPDARARPLELLAFAVRRALPASPPSPHHNSLAALLLLSSPPPPALPLLRLLPPEPPPPLPLLNAAVKALSASSPPADAFRLLSTLRRLHAPDRLSFLPVLGCAASLPLLSALHSLLLRLGFLSHHAISLALLKPYPLPHVRVLFDEILQKNRCAVAYNTLITACLKARDIRAARHLFEEMQRYRRSRRSVVSWNLMIAGCARCGRDDMAVWFLEGMVGEGEVAPDDGTLAAVLPACGRTGNVGAGRWAHEYARKTGLLESTVHVANAVVDMYCKCGDVASAREVFEGMRQRSVVSWNTMITGFSLNGHGVEGIELFQEMQRQGMEPNAVTFLGVLGCCVHAGAVEVGRDIFQSMQLEHGIEPAIEHYGCMVDLLGRSGLLEEAHALIQEIPMKPNAAIWGALLSACRAHAGLGIAEVALKELINLEPWNSGNYVLLANLYAETGRWEEAGEVRRLMRTMSVNKAPGQSLIEEARFQTINACQ from the coding sequence atgccgcccgccgccggcgaccccacGCCCTTCGCCTCCGCCATCACCACGCCCGACGGGTGGCACCCCCGCACGGTGGAGCGGCGCCTGCTGCACCTCCTCCACCACTGCCCGgacgcgcgcgcccgcccgcTCGAGCTCCTTGCGTTCGCCGTCCGCCGCGCGCTCCCCGCCTCCCCGCCGTCGCCGCACCACAACTCCCTCGCGGCGCTGCTCCTCCTCtcctcgccgccaccgcccgcgctgcccctcctccgcctcctccctcccgaGCCCCCGCCCCCGCTCCCGCTCCTCAACGCCGCCGTCAAGGCCCTCTCCgcgtcctccccgccggccgacGCCTTCCGGCTCCTCTCcaccctccgccgcctccacgcGCCCGACCGCCTCAGCTTCCTGCCCGTCCTCGGCTGTGCCGCCTCCTTGCCGCTCCTCTCCGCACTCCACTCGCTGCTCCTCCGCCTCGGCTTCCTCTCCCACCACGCCATCTCCCTCGCGCTCCTCAAGCCCTACCCTTTGCCCCACGTCCGCGTCTTGTTCGACGAAATCCTCCAAAAGAACAGGTGCGCGGTCGCGTACAACACGCTCATCACGGCGTGCCTCAAGGCCAGGGACatccgagccgcgcgccacctGTTTGAGGAAATGCAGCGGTACAGGCGATCCAGGAGGAGCGTGGTTTCTTGGAACCTTATGATCGCAGGGTGTGCACGGTGCGGACGAGATGACATGGCGGTGTGGTTTTTGGAGGGGATGGTCGGAGAAGGGGAGGTGGCGCCGGATGATGGGACCTTGGCAGCGGTGCTCCCAGCCTGTGGGAGGACTGGAAATGTTGGAGCAGGGAGGTGGGCGCATGAGTATGCGAGGAAGACTGGGCTGTTAGAAAGTACAGTGCATGTTGCTAACGCGGTGGTGGATATGTACTGCAAGTGCGGTGATGTTGCCAGCGCAAGGGAGGTGTTCGAGGGGATGCGCCAGCGGAGCGTGGTGAGCTGGAACACTATGATTACCGGATTCTCACTGAATGGCCATGGAGTTGAGGGAATTGAACTGTTCCAAGAGATGCAGCGGCAAGGAATGGAGCCTAATGCTGTGACATTCTTGGGGGTGCTTGGGTGCTGTGTGCATGCTGGGGCAGTGGAAGTTGGACGGGATATCTTCCAGAGCATGCAGTTGGAGCATGGTATTGAGCCAGCAATTGAGCATTATGGGTGTATGGTGGATTTACTTGGAAGGTCTGGCCTTCTTGAGGAGGCACATGCACTGATTCAGGAGATTCCGATGAAGCCTAATGCTGCAATATGGGGAGCACTGTTAAGTGCATGCCGTGCCCATGCTGGTCTCGGCATTGCTGAGGTGGCTCTGAAAGAGCTTATCAATCTTGAGCCATGGAACTCGGGGAATTATGTGTTGTTAGCCAATCTTTATGCAGAAACAGGACGGTGGGAGGAGGCAGGGGAGGTGAGGAGACTGATGAGGACAATGAGTGTGAATAAGGCTCCAGGGCAGAGCTTAATTGAAGAAGCTAGGTTTCAGACGATAAATGCATGCCAATAG